In one window of Uranotaenia lowii strain MFRU-FL unplaced genomic scaffold, ASM2978415v1 HiC_scaffold_28, whole genome shotgun sequence DNA:
- the LOC129759815 gene encoding uncharacterized protein LOC129759815: MANPPAALTTQQFIDLGKVPDFVRDVKPFTGNPTKLIDWITDVESIFRTYRENGATAAQINILERTIRRKVEDASDYAIGAVLSQGDIGKDKPIHFASRTLSKTEEGSSVPEKEISPTINFLTFSEKHQRKAKALEGISRRA; this comes from the exons ATGGCAAACCCACCAGCCGCTCTGACCACCCAACAGTTTATTGATCTGGGTAAAGTTCCCGATTTTGTTCGGGACGTAAAACCATTCACCGGCAATCCGACTAAACTTATCGATTGGATCACCGATGTCGAATCAATCTTTAGGACTTATCGGGAAAATGGTGCGACTGCCGCacaaatcaatattttagaaaGAACGATTCGTAGGAAAGTCGAAG ATGCCTCCGACTATGCTATCGGAGCTGTCTTATCACAAGGTGATATAGGTAAAGATAAGCCGATTCACTTCGCCTCAAGAACTCTTTCCAAAACAGAAGAAGGGTCCTCCGTTCCGGAAAAAGAAAT ATCACCAACCATtaactttctcactttctccgAAAAACACCAACGCAAAGCTAAAGCGTTGGAAGGCATATCTAGAAGAGCATGA